From a region of the Theobroma cacao cultivar B97-61/B2 chromosome 8, Criollo_cocoa_genome_V2, whole genome shotgun sequence genome:
- the LOC18591595 gene encoding CO(2)-response secreted protease isoform X1 translates to MNALITFIFSLSFFSAVSLLTETGAAAAEKDGVYIVYMGAAASRKGSLKDDHAQLLSSLLKRKTNALVHNYKHGFSGFAAVLSAEEAHSIAERPGVVSVFPDSVIELHTTRSWDFLKYQTSVVIDSNPNSDSNSTSDPDSGAIIGVLDTGIWPESESFNDKDMGPIPPGWHGTCAQAQDFNTSNCNRKIIGARSYEADDSSVIKYHSPRDTIGHGTHVASTAAGSEVQGVSYYGLAEGTAKGGSPGSRLAIYRVCSSHNGCRGSSILAAFDDAIADGVDVLSLSLGAPSFFKPELIDDPIAIGAFHAVQHNITVVCSAGNDGPTRGSVVNAAPWILTVAASTIDRDFESDVVLGEDKVIIKVMIFFDPFSCILLVLVFVIYLLTDIQGEGINFANIQKSPVYPIIYAQSANKTGVDENESRSCNPDSMDQEIIKGKIVVCDKDGPYSPSEKKDVVKNLGGIGVVLIDDESRAVASTFGTFPATVISSKDGAKVLSYINSTKNPAATILPTTSPTNYKPAPTIAYFSSRGPSTIPKNILKPDIAAPGVNILAAWLGNDTAEAPEGKDPPLYNVISGTSMACPHVSGIAATVKSRNSKWSPSAIRSAIMTTATQTNNLKAPITTDKGAAATPYDFGAGEVSTTGPLQPGLVYETTTIDYLNFLCYYGYNISTIKIITNTIPDGFTCPEESSIDLISNINYPSIAISNFNEKAGRKVNRTLTNVAEDDKTVYTVSIDAPAGLDVQVVPDKLQFTNNGQKSSYQVSFSSANPLKEDVFGFLTWSNEKYKVRSPFAVSSESGN, encoded by the exons ATGAATGCCCTTATCACCTTTATTTTCAGTTTGTCCTTTTTCTCCGCTGTCTCATTGTTGACAGAAACCGGTGCAGCCGCTGCAGAGAAGGATGGTGTTTATATTGTGTACATGGGAGCAGCGGCTTCGAGAAAGGGTTCATTAAAGGATGATCACGCTCAACTTCTGAGCTCATTGCTGAAACG GAAAACAAATGCCCTGGTTCACAACTACAAACATGGTTTCTCAGGGTTTGCAGCAGTTCTGTCAGCAGAAGAGGCTCATTCGATTGCCGAGAGACCAGGAGTTGTGTCGGTCTTCCCCGATTCTGTGATAGAACTCCACACTACTCGCTCATGGGATTTCTTGAAGTATCAGACTTCGGTGGTGATCGACTCAAATCCCAACTCAGACTCAAACTCAACATCTGATCCTGATTCGGGTGCCATCATTGGCGTCCTAGATACAG GAATTTGGCCGGAGTCAGAGAGTTTTAATGACAAGGACATGGGTCCAATTCCACCAGGATGGCATGGTACTTGCGCACAAGCACAGGATTTCAACACCTCCAACTGCAACAG AAAGATCATTGGAGCAAGATCCTATGAGGCGGACGATAGTTCGGTAATAAAGTACCATTCGCCAAGGGATACAATTGGGCATGGCACTCATGTGGCGTCAACCGCAGCAGGAAGTGAGGTCCAGGGTGTATCTTACTACGGCCTGGCGGAAGGCACCGCCAAGGGTGGATCTCCGGGGTCAAGACTAGCTATTTATAGAGTATGTTCCTCTCACAACGGATGCCGTGGGTCCAGTATCTTAGCAGCATTTGATGATGCGATTGCTGATGGGGTGGACGTGCTCTCATTGTCCCTTGGAGCACCCTCATTTTTCAAGCCAGAGCTTATTGATGATCCCATTGCCATCGGAGCATTCCATGCTGTGCAGCATAATATTACTGTGGTCTGCTCTGCAGGAAACGATGGACCTACCCGTGGATCAGTTGTCAATGCTGCACCTTGGATCTTGACCGTTGCCGCTAGCACAATCGACCGAGATTTTGAGTCTGATGTTGTGCTGGGGGAAGATAAAGTAATCATTAAGGTAATGATCTTCTTTGACCCGTTCTCCTGTATTCTCCTCGTCCTAGTTTTCGTCATTTATCTTCTGACTGATATACAGGGTGAAGGCATTAACTTCGCCAACATTCAAAAATCTCCAGTGTACCCGATTATATATGCACAATCAGCCAACAAAACTGGAGTAGACGAAAATGAATCAAG GAGCTGCAACCCAGATTCCATGGACCAAGAAATTATCAAGGGAAAGATTGTTGTTTGTGATAAAGACGGTCCCTATTCACCGAGTGAGAAGAAAGATGTAGTGAAGAATCTTGGAGGCATAGGCGTAGTCTTGATTGATGATGAATCAAGAGCAGTGGCATCCACTTTTGGCACATTTCCCGCCACAGTGATCAGTTCAAAGGATGGCGCTAAGGTTCTCTCCTACATCAACTCAACCAA AAATCCAGCCGCCACAATCTTGCCTACAACATCACCGACAAACTATAAACCAGCACCTACCATAGCATACTTCTCATCTAGAGGCCCTTCAACCATCCCAAAGAACATTCTCAAG CCTGATATTGCAGCACCTGGAGTTAACATTCTTGCAGCATGGCTAGGAAATGACACGGCTGAGGCTCCAGAAGGCAAAGACCCACCACTGTATAATGTGATCTCAGGAACTTCGATGGCATGTCCACATGTTTCTGGGATTGCCGCCACGGTCAAATCAAGAAACTCTAAATGGAGTCCCTCCGCAATCAGGTCTGCCATTATGACAACAG CAACTcaaacaaataatttgaaagcCCCAATTACGACAGACAAAGGTGCAGCAGCTACACCTTATGATTTCGGTGCAGGAGAAGTAAGCACAACAGGACCATTGCAACCTGGCCTAGTTTACGAGACTACCACCATTGactatttgaattttctctgCTACTATGGTTATAATATATCTACAATCAAAATTATCACCAACACCATCCCAGATGGGTTTACTTGCCCCGAGGAGTCAAGCATCGATCTTATATCCAACATCAATTATCCATCAATAGCGATTTCCAATTTCAATGAAAAAGCAGGCAGGAAAGTGAACAGAACCCTTACAAATGTTGCCGAAGATGATAAAACAGTCTACACCGTAAGCATTGATGCACCTGCAGGCCTAGATGTTCAAGTGGTTCCAGACAAGCTGCAATTCACGAACAATGGCCAGAAGTCATCTTACCAAGTGAGTTTCTCTTCTGCAAATCCGCTCAAGGAAGATGTATTTGGATTCTTAACGTGGTCTAACGAAAAATACAAAGTCAGAAGTCCATTTGCTGTAAGCAGTGAAAGTGGCAACTAG
- the LOC18591595 gene encoding CO(2)-response secreted protease isoform X2 yields the protein MNALITFIFSLSFFSAVSLLTETGAAAAEKDGVYIVYMGAAASRKGSLKDDHAQLLSSLLKRKTNALVHNYKHGFSGFAAVLSAEEAHSIAERPGVVSVFPDSVIELHTTRSWDFLKYQTSVVIDSNPNSDSNSTSDPDSGAIIGVLDTGIWPESESFNDKDMGPIPPGWHGTCAQAQDFNTSNCNRKIIGARSYEADDSSVIKYHSPRDTIGHGTHVASTAAGSEVQGVSYYGLAEGTAKGGSPGSRLAIYRVCSSHNGCRGSSILAAFDDAIADGVDVLSLSLGAPSFFKPELIDDPIAIGAFHAVQHNITVVCSAGNDGPTRGSVVNAAPWILTVAASTIDRDFESDVVLGEDKVIIKGEGINFANIQKSPVYPIIYAQSANKTGVDENESRSCNPDSMDQEIIKGKIVVCDKDGPYSPSEKKDVVKNLGGIGVVLIDDESRAVASTFGTFPATVISSKDGAKVLSYINSTKNPAATILPTTSPTNYKPAPTIAYFSSRGPSTIPKNILKPDIAAPGVNILAAWLGNDTAEAPEGKDPPLYNVISGTSMACPHVSGIAATVKSRNSKWSPSAIRSAIMTTATQTNNLKAPITTDKGAAATPYDFGAGEVSTTGPLQPGLVYETTTIDYLNFLCYYGYNISTIKIITNTIPDGFTCPEESSIDLISNINYPSIAISNFNEKAGRKVNRTLTNVAEDDKTVYTVSIDAPAGLDVQVVPDKLQFTNNGQKSSYQVSFSSANPLKEDVFGFLTWSNEKYKVRSPFAVSSESGN from the exons ATGAATGCCCTTATCACCTTTATTTTCAGTTTGTCCTTTTTCTCCGCTGTCTCATTGTTGACAGAAACCGGTGCAGCCGCTGCAGAGAAGGATGGTGTTTATATTGTGTACATGGGAGCAGCGGCTTCGAGAAAGGGTTCATTAAAGGATGATCACGCTCAACTTCTGAGCTCATTGCTGAAACG GAAAACAAATGCCCTGGTTCACAACTACAAACATGGTTTCTCAGGGTTTGCAGCAGTTCTGTCAGCAGAAGAGGCTCATTCGATTGCCGAGAGACCAGGAGTTGTGTCGGTCTTCCCCGATTCTGTGATAGAACTCCACACTACTCGCTCATGGGATTTCTTGAAGTATCAGACTTCGGTGGTGATCGACTCAAATCCCAACTCAGACTCAAACTCAACATCTGATCCTGATTCGGGTGCCATCATTGGCGTCCTAGATACAG GAATTTGGCCGGAGTCAGAGAGTTTTAATGACAAGGACATGGGTCCAATTCCACCAGGATGGCATGGTACTTGCGCACAAGCACAGGATTTCAACACCTCCAACTGCAACAG AAAGATCATTGGAGCAAGATCCTATGAGGCGGACGATAGTTCGGTAATAAAGTACCATTCGCCAAGGGATACAATTGGGCATGGCACTCATGTGGCGTCAACCGCAGCAGGAAGTGAGGTCCAGGGTGTATCTTACTACGGCCTGGCGGAAGGCACCGCCAAGGGTGGATCTCCGGGGTCAAGACTAGCTATTTATAGAGTATGTTCCTCTCACAACGGATGCCGTGGGTCCAGTATCTTAGCAGCATTTGATGATGCGATTGCTGATGGGGTGGACGTGCTCTCATTGTCCCTTGGAGCACCCTCATTTTTCAAGCCAGAGCTTATTGATGATCCCATTGCCATCGGAGCATTCCATGCTGTGCAGCATAATATTACTGTGGTCTGCTCTGCAGGAAACGATGGACCTACCCGTGGATCAGTTGTCAATGCTGCACCTTGGATCTTGACCGTTGCCGCTAGCACAATCGACCGAGATTTTGAGTCTGATGTTGTGCTGGGGGAAGATAAAGTAATCATTAAG GGTGAAGGCATTAACTTCGCCAACATTCAAAAATCTCCAGTGTACCCGATTATATATGCACAATCAGCCAACAAAACTGGAGTAGACGAAAATGAATCAAG GAGCTGCAACCCAGATTCCATGGACCAAGAAATTATCAAGGGAAAGATTGTTGTTTGTGATAAAGACGGTCCCTATTCACCGAGTGAGAAGAAAGATGTAGTGAAGAATCTTGGAGGCATAGGCGTAGTCTTGATTGATGATGAATCAAGAGCAGTGGCATCCACTTTTGGCACATTTCCCGCCACAGTGATCAGTTCAAAGGATGGCGCTAAGGTTCTCTCCTACATCAACTCAACCAA AAATCCAGCCGCCACAATCTTGCCTACAACATCACCGACAAACTATAAACCAGCACCTACCATAGCATACTTCTCATCTAGAGGCCCTTCAACCATCCCAAAGAACATTCTCAAG CCTGATATTGCAGCACCTGGAGTTAACATTCTTGCAGCATGGCTAGGAAATGACACGGCTGAGGCTCCAGAAGGCAAAGACCCACCACTGTATAATGTGATCTCAGGAACTTCGATGGCATGTCCACATGTTTCTGGGATTGCCGCCACGGTCAAATCAAGAAACTCTAAATGGAGTCCCTCCGCAATCAGGTCTGCCATTATGACAACAG CAACTcaaacaaataatttgaaagcCCCAATTACGACAGACAAAGGTGCAGCAGCTACACCTTATGATTTCGGTGCAGGAGAAGTAAGCACAACAGGACCATTGCAACCTGGCCTAGTTTACGAGACTACCACCATTGactatttgaattttctctgCTACTATGGTTATAATATATCTACAATCAAAATTATCACCAACACCATCCCAGATGGGTTTACTTGCCCCGAGGAGTCAAGCATCGATCTTATATCCAACATCAATTATCCATCAATAGCGATTTCCAATTTCAATGAAAAAGCAGGCAGGAAAGTGAACAGAACCCTTACAAATGTTGCCGAAGATGATAAAACAGTCTACACCGTAAGCATTGATGCACCTGCAGGCCTAGATGTTCAAGTGGTTCCAGACAAGCTGCAATTCACGAACAATGGCCAGAAGTCATCTTACCAAGTGAGTTTCTCTTCTGCAAATCCGCTCAAGGAAGATGTATTTGGATTCTTAACGTGGTCTAACGAAAAATACAAAGTCAGAAGTCCATTTGCTGTAAGCAGTGAAAGTGGCAACTAG
- the LOC18591595 gene encoding CO(2)-response secreted protease isoform X3, translating into MNALITFIFSLSFFSAVSLLTETGAAAAEKDGVYIVYMGAAASRKGSLKDDHAQLLSSLLKRKTNALVHNYKHGFSGFAAVLSAEEAHSIAERPGVVSVFPDSVIELHTTRSWDFLKYQTSVVIDSNPNSDSNSTSDPDSGAIIGVLDTGIWPESESFNDKDMGPIPPGWHGTCAQAQKTRPQHLFCNRKIIGARSYEADDSSVIKYHSPRDTIGHGTHVASTAAGSEVQGVSYYGLAEGTAKGGSPGSRLAIYRVCSSHNGCRGSSILAAFDDAIADGVDVLSLSLGAPSFFKPELIDDPIAIGAFHAVQHNITVVCSAGNDGPTRGSVVNAAPWILTVAASTIDRDFESDVVLGEDKVIIKVMIFFDPFSCILLVLVFVIYLLTDIQGEGINFANIQKSPVYPIIYAQSANKTGVDENESRSCNPDSMDQEIIKGKIVVCDKDGPYSPSEKKDVVKNLGGIGVVLIDDESRAVASTFGTFPATVISSKDGAKVLSYINSTKNPAATILPTTSPTNYKPAPTIAYFSSRGPSTIPKNILKPDIAAPGVNILAAWLGNDTAEAPEGKDPPLYNVISGTSMACPHVSGIAATVKSRNSKWSPSAIRSAIMTTATQTNNLKAPITTDKGAAATPYDFGAGEVSTTGPLQPGLVYETTTIDYLNFLCYYGYNISTIKIITNTIPDGFTCPEESSIDLISNINYPSIAISNFNEKAGRKVNRTLTNVAEDDKTVYTVSIDAPAGLDVQVVPDKLQFTNNGQKSSYQVSFSSANPLKEDVFGFLTWSNEKYKVRSPFAVSSESGN; encoded by the exons ATGAATGCCCTTATCACCTTTATTTTCAGTTTGTCCTTTTTCTCCGCTGTCTCATTGTTGACAGAAACCGGTGCAGCCGCTGCAGAGAAGGATGGTGTTTATATTGTGTACATGGGAGCAGCGGCTTCGAGAAAGGGTTCATTAAAGGATGATCACGCTCAACTTCTGAGCTCATTGCTGAAACG GAAAACAAATGCCCTGGTTCACAACTACAAACATGGTTTCTCAGGGTTTGCAGCAGTTCTGTCAGCAGAAGAGGCTCATTCGATTGCCGAGAGACCAGGAGTTGTGTCGGTCTTCCCCGATTCTGTGATAGAACTCCACACTACTCGCTCATGGGATTTCTTGAAGTATCAGACTTCGGTGGTGATCGACTCAAATCCCAACTCAGACTCAAACTCAACATCTGATCCTGATTCGGGTGCCATCATTGGCGTCCTAGATACAG GAATTTGGCCGGAGTCAGAGAGTTTTAATGACAAGGACATGGGTCCAATTCCACCAGGATGGCATGGTACTTGCGCACAAGCACA AAAAACACGTCCTCAACATTTGTTTTGCAACAGAAAGATCATTGGAGCAAGATCCTATGAGGCGGACGATAGTTCGGTAATAAAGTACCATTCGCCAAGGGATACAATTGGGCATGGCACTCATGTGGCGTCAACCGCAGCAGGAAGTGAGGTCCAGGGTGTATCTTACTACGGCCTGGCGGAAGGCACCGCCAAGGGTGGATCTCCGGGGTCAAGACTAGCTATTTATAGAGTATGTTCCTCTCACAACGGATGCCGTGGGTCCAGTATCTTAGCAGCATTTGATGATGCGATTGCTGATGGGGTGGACGTGCTCTCATTGTCCCTTGGAGCACCCTCATTTTTCAAGCCAGAGCTTATTGATGATCCCATTGCCATCGGAGCATTCCATGCTGTGCAGCATAATATTACTGTGGTCTGCTCTGCAGGAAACGATGGACCTACCCGTGGATCAGTTGTCAATGCTGCACCTTGGATCTTGACCGTTGCCGCTAGCACAATCGACCGAGATTTTGAGTCTGATGTTGTGCTGGGGGAAGATAAAGTAATCATTAAGGTAATGATCTTCTTTGACCCGTTCTCCTGTATTCTCCTCGTCCTAGTTTTCGTCATTTATCTTCTGACTGATATACAGGGTGAAGGCATTAACTTCGCCAACATTCAAAAATCTCCAGTGTACCCGATTATATATGCACAATCAGCCAACAAAACTGGAGTAGACGAAAATGAATCAAG GAGCTGCAACCCAGATTCCATGGACCAAGAAATTATCAAGGGAAAGATTGTTGTTTGTGATAAAGACGGTCCCTATTCACCGAGTGAGAAGAAAGATGTAGTGAAGAATCTTGGAGGCATAGGCGTAGTCTTGATTGATGATGAATCAAGAGCAGTGGCATCCACTTTTGGCACATTTCCCGCCACAGTGATCAGTTCAAAGGATGGCGCTAAGGTTCTCTCCTACATCAACTCAACCAA AAATCCAGCCGCCACAATCTTGCCTACAACATCACCGACAAACTATAAACCAGCACCTACCATAGCATACTTCTCATCTAGAGGCCCTTCAACCATCCCAAAGAACATTCTCAAG CCTGATATTGCAGCACCTGGAGTTAACATTCTTGCAGCATGGCTAGGAAATGACACGGCTGAGGCTCCAGAAGGCAAAGACCCACCACTGTATAATGTGATCTCAGGAACTTCGATGGCATGTCCACATGTTTCTGGGATTGCCGCCACGGTCAAATCAAGAAACTCTAAATGGAGTCCCTCCGCAATCAGGTCTGCCATTATGACAACAG CAACTcaaacaaataatttgaaagcCCCAATTACGACAGACAAAGGTGCAGCAGCTACACCTTATGATTTCGGTGCAGGAGAAGTAAGCACAACAGGACCATTGCAACCTGGCCTAGTTTACGAGACTACCACCATTGactatttgaattttctctgCTACTATGGTTATAATATATCTACAATCAAAATTATCACCAACACCATCCCAGATGGGTTTACTTGCCCCGAGGAGTCAAGCATCGATCTTATATCCAACATCAATTATCCATCAATAGCGATTTCCAATTTCAATGAAAAAGCAGGCAGGAAAGTGAACAGAACCCTTACAAATGTTGCCGAAGATGATAAAACAGTCTACACCGTAAGCATTGATGCACCTGCAGGCCTAGATGTTCAAGTGGTTCCAGACAAGCTGCAATTCACGAACAATGGCCAGAAGTCATCTTACCAAGTGAGTTTCTCTTCTGCAAATCCGCTCAAGGAAGATGTATTTGGATTCTTAACGTGGTCTAACGAAAAATACAAAGTCAGAAGTCCATTTGCTGTAAGCAGTGAAAGTGGCAACTAG